A single genomic interval of Acidovorax sp. 1608163 harbors:
- a CDS encoding prephenate dehydrogenase/arogenate dehydrogenase family protein — protein MFEQLGLIGCGLMGGSFALALKKAGLVKRVVGYSKSPSTTDRARQMGVIDVEAPSALLAVAGADIVLVAVPVSATEATLKAIKHLVTPQMLVMDVGSTKADVVQAARRALRDQVGSFVPAHPITGREVAGVEHADAELYYGRQVILTPTERTLTAQLLQAQEVWQAIGCRVSSMSPESHDTAFAAVSHLPHLLAFAMMNSLTGQPEGDEFLSLAGPGFRDFTRIAAGEPKMWRDIMLANREELLAQSKVFQQALAQLEQAIANGNSQALEDMLTLASETRAHWRMGAQRTSKPR, from the coding sequence ATGTTTGAACAACTTGGACTGATTGGCTGTGGCCTCATGGGCGGGTCCTTTGCGCTGGCGCTGAAAAAGGCGGGTCTGGTCAAAAGGGTCGTGGGCTACAGCAAGTCCCCCTCCACCACCGATCGCGCACGCCAGATGGGCGTGATCGATGTCGAAGCGCCCTCGGCCTTGCTGGCAGTGGCTGGGGCAGACATTGTTTTGGTAGCGGTTCCCGTGTCTGCAACCGAAGCCACCCTCAAGGCCATCAAGCACTTGGTCACCCCCCAAATGCTGGTGATGGATGTGGGCTCCACCAAGGCCGATGTGGTGCAGGCCGCGCGCCGTGCGCTGCGTGACCAGGTGGGCTCTTTCGTGCCCGCGCACCCCATCACAGGGCGCGAAGTGGCAGGCGTAGAGCATGCAGATGCAGAGCTGTACTACGGCCGCCAGGTCATTTTGACCCCTACCGAGCGCACCCTCACTGCACAGCTGTTGCAAGCGCAAGAGGTGTGGCAAGCCATTGGCTGCCGCGTGAGCAGCATGTCGCCTGAATCGCATGACACCGCCTTCGCCGCCGTCAGCCATCTGCCCCATCTGCTGGCGTTTGCCATGATGAACAGCCTGACCGGGCAGCCCGAAGGCGACGAGTTTTTGTCACTGGCAGGCCCTGGGTTCCGCGACTTCACCCGCATCGCCGCTGGCGAGCCCAAGATGTGGCGCGACATCATGCTGGCCAACCGTGAAGAGTTGCTGGCGCAATCCAAGGTCTTTCAACAAGCCCTGGCGCAGCTTGAGCAAGCCATTGCCAACGGCAACTCGCAGGCCCTGGAAGACATGCTGACCCTTGCCAGCGAAACCCGCGCCCACTGGCGCATGGGCGCCCAACGCACCTCCAAACCACGCTAA
- the pheA gene encoding prephenate dehydratase produces MNTPQASPDLASLRVQIDNIDQQLLTLLNQRALVAERVGEVKKREGTPFFRPDRVAQVIDKIQTANPGPLKGAHVAAIWREIMSACLALESPQRVAVLGPEGTFCEQAAIEFFGGAADLMYCANFDEVFHATAAGSAQYGVVGVENSTEGVVTRSLDLFLHTPTHVVGEVSLLVRHNLLRTSNSLDDIEVVLAHPQALAQCQSWLTKHLPHAERRPVSSNAEGARLATTNPAWAALSSERAATQFGLHIVAHAIQDDAYNRTRFAIICLPHTLQTPPPSSKDCTSLIVSVPNQPGAVHDLLVPLKKHGVSMTRFESRPARTGQWEYYFYIDLDGHPAQPHVARALEELRGLCAFYKVLGPTPWPREGRSRCLNNLD; encoded by the coding sequence ATGAATACTCCGCAAGCATCCCCCGATCTCGCCAGTCTGCGCGTTCAGATCGACAACATCGACCAGCAACTGCTCACGCTGCTGAACCAGCGTGCGCTGGTGGCCGAGCGGGTGGGCGAAGTCAAAAAGCGCGAAGGCACGCCCTTTTTCCGGCCAGACCGCGTAGCGCAGGTCATTGACAAGATCCAGACCGCCAACCCCGGCCCCCTCAAAGGCGCGCATGTGGCCGCCATCTGGCGCGAAATCATGTCGGCCTGCCTGGCGCTCGAATCGCCCCAGCGGGTGGCCGTGCTCGGCCCTGAAGGCACGTTCTGCGAGCAAGCGGCCATCGAGTTTTTCGGCGGTGCCGCCGACTTGATGTACTGCGCCAACTTCGACGAAGTCTTCCACGCCACGGCCGCTGGCAGCGCGCAATATGGCGTGGTGGGGGTAGAAAATTCCACCGAAGGCGTGGTCACCCGTTCGCTCGACCTGTTCCTGCACACCCCCACGCATGTGGTGGGCGAAGTGAGCCTGCTGGTGCGGCACAACCTGCTGCGCACCAGCAATTCGCTGGACGACATTGAAGTGGTGCTGGCCCACCCTCAGGCGCTGGCGCAATGCCAGTCGTGGCTGACCAAGCACCTGCCGCACGCCGAGCGCCGCCCGGTGTCCAGCAACGCCGAAGGCGCGCGCCTGGCGACGACCAACCCCGCATGGGCAGCCCTGTCAAGCGAGCGGGCGGCCACACAGTTTGGCCTGCACATCGTGGCCCACGCCATCCAGGACGATGCGTACAACCGCACGCGTTTCGCCATCATCTGCCTGCCCCACACCCTGCAGACGCCACCGCCCTCGAGCAAGGACTGCACCAGCCTGATCGTCTCGGTGCCCAACCAGCCCGGTGCAGTGCATGACCTGTTGGTGCCGCTCAAAAAGCACGGCGTGTCCATGACCCGCTTCGAGTCCCGCCCCGCACGCACAGGCCAGTGGGAATACTATTTCTACATTGACCTGGACGGCCACCCAGCCCAGCCCCATGTGGCACGGGCGCTGGAAGAGCTGCGAGGCCTCTGCGCGTTCTACAAAGTGCTGGGACCTACCCCGTGGCCTCGTGAAGGGCGCTCGCGATGTTTGAACAACTTGGACTGA
- a CDS encoding lipopolysaccharide assembly LapA domain-containing protein, producing MKYLLWLLKAAIFFTLFAFALNNQQDATVHFFFGTQWRAPLVLVVLTAFAAGLATGVLGMVPRWWRHRNIALKAQAQQAAATPSPTQATAPAATAPASTPNDYPPVHGI from the coding sequence ATGAAATACCTCCTGTGGCTGCTCAAGGCAGCCATTTTCTTTACCCTGTTTGCGTTTGCGCTGAACAACCAGCAAGACGCCACGGTCCATTTCTTTTTTGGCACGCAGTGGCGTGCCCCACTGGTGCTGGTGGTGCTCACGGCCTTTGCCGCAGGCTTGGCAACCGGCGTGCTGGGCATGGTGCCGCGCTGGTGGCGGCACCGCAACATCGCCTTGAAGGCCCAAGCCCAGCAGGCAGCGGCAACCCCGTCACCCACACAAGCCACGGCCCCTGCGGCCACTGCACCCGCCTCCACCCCTAACGACTACCCGCCTGTCCATGGAATTTGA
- the lapB gene encoding lipopolysaccharide assembly protein LapB produces MEFDVTWMLLGLPVAFVLGWLASRFDLRQLRAENRRAPKAYFKGLNFLLNEQQDQAIDAFIEAVQNDPDTSELHFALGNLFRRRGEYDRAVRVHEHLLSRGDLIAADRERAQHALALDFLKAGLLDRAEDALNRLEGTPFEAQARLALLAIYERSRDWPHAASIARKMHEADQGDFSTRQAHYLCEQALALSAQGDRPGAQALLEQAIAAAPDAARPRVEMARLLQLMGQPHAVLDTLQTLGERTPAALPLAAPLMVEAGNATARQAEVHQRLLAHYAQAPSLDVLESIVAMETADDATQSTARQRYVQHLDKERSLVAAAKWLAGEKLEHDEFHPQIQRALDHAVKPLTRYRCAACGFEARQHFWQCPGCQTWDSYPARRVEEL; encoded by the coding sequence ATGGAATTTGATGTCACCTGGATGCTGCTGGGCCTGCCAGTGGCCTTTGTCTTGGGCTGGCTGGCATCGCGCTTTGACTTGCGCCAGCTGCGCGCCGAAAACCGCCGCGCCCCCAAGGCCTACTTCAAGGGCCTGAACTTTCTGCTCAACGAGCAGCAAGACCAGGCCATCGACGCCTTCATCGAGGCCGTGCAGAACGACCCCGACACCTCGGAGCTGCACTTTGCCCTGGGCAACCTGTTTCGCCGCCGGGGCGAGTACGACCGCGCCGTGCGCGTGCACGAGCACCTGCTCTCGCGCGGCGACTTGATTGCCGCCGACCGTGAACGGGCCCAACACGCCCTGGCGCTCGACTTTTTGAAAGCCGGGCTGCTGGACCGCGCCGAAGACGCACTGAACCGGCTGGAAGGCACGCCGTTTGAAGCACAGGCCCGTCTGGCGCTGCTGGCCATTTACGAGCGCTCACGCGACTGGCCGCATGCCGCCAGCATTGCCCGCAAGATGCACGAAGCCGACCAGGGCGACTTCAGCACGCGCCAGGCCCACTACCTGTGCGAGCAGGCCTTGGCCCTGAGCGCCCAAGGTGACCGCCCCGGCGCCCAGGCGCTGCTGGAGCAAGCCATTGCCGCCGCCCCCGATGCCGCCCGCCCCCGCGTGGAAATGGCCCGCCTGTTGCAGCTCATGGGCCAGCCCCATGCCGTGCTCGACACCTTGCAAACGCTGGGCGAGCGCACACCGGCCGCCCTGCCCCTGGCCGCCCCGCTGATGGTGGAAGCAGGCAACGCCACCGCACGCCAGGCCGAGGTGCACCAACGCCTGCTGGCGCACTACGCGCAAGCCCCCAGCCTGGACGTGCTCGAAAGCATCGTGGCCATGGAAACGGCCGACGATGCCACCCAAAGCACGGCACGCCAACGCTACGTGCAGCACCTGGACAAAGAGCGATCGCTGGTGGCTGCCGCCAAGTGGCTGGCCGGTGAAAAGCTGGAGCATGACGAGTTCCACCCCCAGATCCAGCGTGCGCTGGACCACGCGGTGAAGCCCCTCACGCGCTACCGCTGCGCGGCCTGTGGCTTTGAAGCGCGCCAGCATTTTTGGCAATGCCCCGGCTGCCAGACCTGGGACAGTTACCCAGCGCGGCGCGTGGAAGAACTCTGA
- a CDS encoding integration host factor subunit beta, with the protein MTRSDLVEELAARFGQLTHKDAEYAVKTILDAVGDALVKGHRIEIRGFGSFSVNHRPPRMGRNPRSGEAVHIPEKRVPHFKPGKALREAVDQRTEAAEALPEAPVRRVG; encoded by the coding sequence ATGACCCGATCTGACCTTGTTGAAGAACTGGCCGCCCGCTTTGGCCAGCTCACCCACAAGGACGCCGAATACGCCGTCAAAACCATTCTGGACGCGGTGGGCGATGCCTTGGTCAAAGGACACCGCATTGAGATTCGGGGTTTTGGCAGTTTCTCGGTCAACCACCGCCCCCCACGCATGGGTCGCAACCCGCGCAGCGGCGAAGCCGTTCACATTCCTGAAAAGCGCGTGCCCCATTTCAAGCCGGGCAAGGCACTAAGAGAAGCGGTAGACCAACGCACAGAGGCCGCAGAAGCATTGCCCGAAGCACCTGTACGCCGAGTGGGCTAA
- the rpsA gene encoding 30S ribosomal protein S1: MPPLSRASAPVAWIFNLTAVTPQKTTASSYKNSSNSATGILFVARKHMSESFAALFEESLQRTEMRPGEVITAEVVRVEHNFVVVNAGLKSEAYVPLEEFKNDKGEVEVQVGDFVSVAIGSIENGYGDTILSRDTAKRLASWMSLEKALESGEFVTGTTSGKVKGGLTVLVNGIRAFLPGSLIDTRPIKDLTPYENKTMEFKVIKLDRKRNNVVLSRRAVVEASMGEERAKLMETLKEGSIVQGVVKNITEYGAFVDLGGIDGLLHITDMAWRRVRHPSEVVTAGQEITAKILKFDTEKNRVSLGLKQMGDDPWMGVNRRYPQSTRLFGKITNIADYGAFVELEPGIEGLVHVSEMDWTNKNIAPAKLVSLGDEVEVMVLEIDEDKRRISLGMKQCKANPWQEFAQDTKRGDRVKGPIKSITDFGVFVGLAAGIDGLVHLSDLSWNETGEAAVRNYKKGQEVEAIVLAVDVDRERISLGIKQLDGDPFTTFVTVNDKGQTVTGKVKTVDARGAEIDLGEDIVGYLRASEISRDRVEDARNVLKEGDEVTAVVVNVDRKTRNIQLSIKQKDMVDQQEAMQSLSQQSARESAGTTSLGALLRAKLDNSEK, from the coding sequence ATGCCGCCCCTCTCGCGCGCCAGCGCACCGGTGGCCTGGATCTTTAACCTAACCGCGGTCACACCGCAAAAAACCACCGCAAGCAGCTATAAAAACAGTAGCAATAGTGCTACTGGAATCCTGTTTGTGGCAAGGAAACACATGTCCGAATCTTTTGCCGCCCTTTTTGAAGAATCCTTGCAGCGTACGGAAATGCGCCCAGGCGAAGTCATCACCGCTGAAGTCGTGCGCGTTGAGCACAACTTTGTGGTCGTGAACGCTGGCCTCAAGTCCGAAGCCTACGTGCCGCTGGAAGAGTTCAAGAACGACAAGGGCGAAGTTGAAGTCCAAGTCGGTGACTTCGTTTCGGTGGCCATCGGCTCCATCGAAAACGGTTACGGCGACACCATCCTGTCGCGTGACACCGCCAAGCGTCTGGCTTCCTGGATGAGCCTGGAAAAGGCCCTGGAATCCGGCGAATTCGTCACTGGCACGACCAGCGGCAAGGTCAAGGGCGGCCTGACTGTCCTGGTCAACGGCATCCGCGCATTCCTGCCCGGTTCGCTGATCGATACACGTCCGATCAAGGATCTGACGCCGTACGAAAACAAGACCATGGAATTCAAGGTCATCAAGCTGGACCGCAAGCGCAACAACGTGGTGCTGAGCCGCCGCGCTGTGGTGGAAGCCTCCATGGGCGAAGAGCGCGCCAAGCTGATGGAAACCCTGAAGGAAGGCTCCATCGTTCAAGGCGTGGTCAAGAACATCACCGAATACGGTGCGTTCGTGGACCTGGGCGGTATCGACGGCCTGCTGCACATCACCGACATGGCATGGCGCCGTGTGCGTCACCCTTCCGAAGTGGTGACCGCTGGCCAAGAAATCACCGCCAAGATCCTGAAGTTCGACACCGAAAAGAACCGTGTCTCGCTGGGTCTGAAGCAAATGGGCGACGACCCATGGATGGGCGTGAACCGCCGCTACCCACAATCGACCCGCCTGTTCGGCAAGATCACGAACATTGCCGACTACGGCGCGTTCGTCGAACTCGAACCCGGCATCGAAGGCCTGGTGCACGTGTCTGAAATGGACTGGACCAACAAGAACATCGCTCCCGCCAAGCTGGTTTCGCTGGGCGACGAAGTCGAAGTCATGGTTCTGGAAATCGACGAAGACAAGCGCCGTATCAGCCTGGGCATGAAGCAATGCAAGGCCAACCCATGGCAAGAATTCGCCCAGGACACCAAGCGCGGCGACCGCGTCAAGGGTCCTATCAAGTCGATCACCGACTTCGGCGTGTTCGTGGGCCTGGCTGCCGGCATCGACGGCCTGGTGCACCTGTCCGACCTGTCGTGGAACGAAACCGGCGAAGCCGCTGTTCGCAACTACAAGAAGGGCCAAGAAGTCGAAGCCATCGTGTTGGCTGTGGACGTGGACCGCGAACGCATCTCCCTGGGCATCAAGCAGCTCGACGGCGACCCATTCACGACCTTCGTGACCGTGAACGACAAGGGCCAGACCGTGACCGGCAAGGTCAAGACCGTGGACGCCCGTGGCGCTGAAATCGACCTCGGCGAAGACATCGTGGGCTACCTGCGTGCTTCGGAAATCTCCCGCGACCGCGTGGAAGATGCCCGCAACGTGCTCAAGGAAGGCGACGAAGTCACTGCTGTGGTGGTCAATGTGGATCGCAAGACCCGCAACATCCAGCTGTCGATCAAGCAAAAGGACATGGTTGACCAACAAGAAGCCATGCAAAGCCTGTCGCAGCAATCGGCCCGCGAAAGCGCCGGCACGACCAGCCTGGGCGCCCTGCTGCGCGCCAAGCTGGACAACTCGGAAAAGTAA
- a CDS encoding bifunctional 3-phosphoshikimate 1-carboxyvinyltransferase/cytidylate kinase, whose product MFTTAFLDLPALDAAGGEVLLPGSKSISNRVLLLAALSLGTTTVHDLLASDDTRVMLDGLRKIGCEVVEAGSTVHITGLGGRKPVSPTALFMGNAGTAMRPLTAALALLGGEFELSGVPRMHERPIGDLVDALRQLGCQIDYLGNPGYPPLRIAHAQGVPAPALRQPIQVRGDVSSQFLTALLMALPLVATTQAVHIEVVGELISKPYIAITLQLLAQFGIHVSHDNWQRFTIPAGSQYQSPGSIHVEADASSASYFIALGAIASSAEAGNSIKIMGVGLHSIQGDIRFVEAAQAMGAQVTGGPNWLQVQRGTWPLKAIDLDCNHIPDAAMTLAVMALYAEGTTTLRNIASWRVKETDRIAAMAKELRKLGATVEEGADYIQITPPARVQDWKAASIHTYDDHRVAMCFSLATFNPAKLPVRIEDPKCVAKTFPEYFEAFLGTTTLPTARIPVICIDGPTASGKGTVAAELARRLGYGFLDSGAMYRITAYASLQAGLHIDAAHETQIAQLAQTLPVRFDNGHVLLGAEDVTEAIRTEEAGMNASRVSALPAVRAALVDLQHSFQRLPGLVADGRDMGTVIFPGAPLKVFLTASAACRAERRHKQLISKGFQANIDDLRADLEARDARDSSRSVAPLKPAQDALVLDNSSLTIEQAVEQVLAWWLERQPFAASAQG is encoded by the coding sequence ATGTTCACTACCGCCTTCCTGGACCTCCCCGCTCTCGACGCTGCTGGGGGTGAAGTTCTCTTGCCGGGCTCCAAAAGCATCTCCAACCGGGTGCTGCTGCTGGCGGCCTTGAGCCTGGGCACCACCACCGTGCATGACCTGCTGGCGTCAGACGATACGCGCGTGATGCTCGACGGCCTGCGCAAGATTGGCTGCGAGGTGGTGGAAGCAGGAAGCACCGTGCACATCACGGGCTTGGGCGGCCGCAAGCCAGTTTCGCCCACAGCCCTGTTCATGGGCAATGCAGGTACGGCCATGCGCCCGCTCACCGCAGCCTTGGCCCTGCTGGGCGGCGAGTTTGAACTCTCGGGCGTGCCCCGCATGCACGAGCGCCCCATTGGCGACCTGGTGGACGCCTTGCGCCAGCTCGGCTGCCAGATCGATTACCTCGGCAACCCGGGCTACCCTCCGCTGCGCATCGCCCACGCCCAAGGGGTGCCAGCCCCGGCGCTGCGCCAACCCATCCAGGTGCGCGGCGATGTCTCCAGCCAGTTCCTCACGGCGCTGCTCATGGCACTGCCCCTGGTGGCCACCACCCAGGCGGTGCACATCGAGGTTGTGGGGGAGCTGATCTCCAAGCCCTACATCGCCATCACCCTGCAGTTGCTGGCGCAGTTTGGCATCCACGTCAGCCACGACAACTGGCAGCGTTTCACCATTCCAGCGGGTAGCCAATACCAATCGCCCGGCAGCATCCACGTCGAGGCGGACGCATCTTCCGCTAGCTATTTCATAGCACTTGGCGCTATTGCATCCAGCGCTGAAGCCGGAAACAGCATCAAGATCATGGGCGTGGGCCTGCACTCCATCCAGGGCGACATCCGCTTTGTGGAAGCGGCCCAGGCCATGGGTGCACAGGTCACCGGCGGCCCCAACTGGCTGCAAGTGCAGCGCGGCACCTGGCCCCTCAAAGCCATTGACCTGGACTGCAACCACATCCCCGACGCGGCCATGACACTGGCCGTGATGGCCCTGTACGCAGAAGGCACCACCACCTTGCGCAACATTGCCAGCTGGCGTGTGAAGGAAACCGACCGCATCGCCGCCATGGCCAAAGAGCTGCGCAAGCTCGGCGCCACGGTAGAGGAAGGGGCGGACTACATCCAGATCACCCCGCCCGCCCGCGTGCAGGACTGGAAGGCCGCCAGCATCCACACCTACGACGATCACCGGGTTGCGATGTGCTTCTCGCTGGCCACCTTCAATCCGGCCAAGTTGCCGGTGCGCATTGAAGACCCCAAGTGCGTGGCCAAGACCTTCCCGGAGTATTTCGAGGCCTTCCTGGGCACCACCACGCTGCCCACGGCGCGCATCCCGGTGATCTGCATCGACGGCCCCACGGCCTCTGGCAAGGGCACCGTGGCCGCCGAACTGGCCCGCCGCCTGGGCTACGGCTTCCTCGACTCCGGCGCCATGTACCGCATCACGGCCTATGCCTCGTTGCAAGCGGGCCTGCACATTGATGCTGCGCATGAAACGCAAATTGCCCAGTTAGCCCAAACCCTGCCAGTGCGCTTTGACAACGGCCATGTGCTGCTGGGCGCTGAAGATGTCACCGAAGCCATTCGCACCGAAGAAGCGGGCATGAACGCATCCCGCGTGTCCGCCTTGCCTGCGGTGCGCGCAGCCTTGGTAGACCTTCAGCACAGTTTTCAGCGCCTGCCCGGCCTGGTGGCCGATGGGCGCGACATGGGCACCGTGATCTTCCCAGGCGCCCCTTTGAAGGTGTTTTTAACGGCCAGCGCGGCCTGCCGCGCAGAGCGCCGCCATAAACAGTTGATTTCAAAGGGTTTTCAGGCTAATATCGACGACCTCCGTGCAGATTTGGAAGCGCGCGACGCCCGGGACAGCTCCCGCAGCGTGGCGCCTCTCAAGCCCGCACAGGATGCTCTGGTGCTGGACAACTCCTCTTTGACGATTGAACAAGCTGTCGAACAGGTACTTGCCTGGTGGCTAGAGCGTCAACCTTTTGCAGCCTCTGCACAGGGTTGA
- the serC gene encoding 3-phosphoserine/phosphohydroxythreonine transaminase: MNRPYNFSAGPAAIPAEVLEQAASEMLDWHGSGMGVMEMSHRGKEFISIYEQAEADLRELLAVPAQFKILFMQGGGLAENAIVPMNLSRAGTVDFVVTGSWSQKSQKEALKYAAESRVVASGQESNFTTLPAPATWQLSKGASYVHLCSNETIHGVEFQELPDLQALGSDAPLVIDFSSHVASRSVDWSRVGVAFGGAQKNLGPAGLTLVVVREDLLGHALPICPSAFDYKVVAENQSMYNTPPTWGIYMAGLTFQWLKRQTEGGLSGIAAMEQRNTAKAELLYSAIDNSQFYVNKVAANCRSRMNIPFFLRDESRNEAFLTGARERGLLQLKGHKSVGGMRASIYNAMPIEGVQALVTYLREFEQKHA, encoded by the coding sequence ATGAACCGCCCATACAACTTCTCCGCCGGCCCGGCCGCGATTCCCGCCGAAGTCCTTGAACAAGCCGCCAGCGAAATGCTCGACTGGCACGGTAGTGGCATGGGCGTGATGGAGATGAGCCACCGGGGCAAAGAATTCATCTCGATTTACGAGCAAGCCGAAGCAGACCTGCGCGAGCTGCTGGCAGTGCCCGCCCAATTCAAGATCCTGTTCATGCAAGGCGGCGGCTTGGCAGAGAACGCCATCGTTCCCATGAACCTGTCGCGCGCTGGCACGGTGGACTTTGTGGTGACTGGCAGCTGGAGCCAAAAGTCGCAAAAAGAGGCGCTCAAATACGCCGCCGAATCGCGTGTGGTGGCATCAGGGCAAGAGTCCAACTTCACCACCCTGCCCGCCCCAGCCACATGGCAGCTCAGCAAGGGCGCCAGCTACGTGCACTTGTGCAGCAACGAAACCATCCATGGCGTCGAATTTCAAGAGCTGCCCGATTTGCAAGCCCTGGGCAGCGATGCACCTTTGGTGATTGATTTCTCCTCCCATGTCGCTTCGCGCAGCGTGGACTGGTCACGCGTGGGCGTGGCCTTTGGCGGCGCGCAAAAGAACCTGGGGCCTGCAGGCCTGACGCTGGTGGTGGTGCGCGAAGACCTGCTGGGCCACGCACTGCCCATTTGCCCTAGCGCATTCGACTACAAAGTGGTGGCCGAAAACCAGTCGATGTACAACACCCCGCCAACCTGGGGCATCTACATGGCTGGCCTGACCTTCCAATGGCTCAAGCGCCAGACAGAAGGTGGACTGAGCGGCATTGCTGCCATGGAGCAACGCAACACCGCCAAAGCCGAGTTGTTGTACAGCGCCATCGACAACTCCCAGTTCTACGTGAACAAGGTGGCAGCCAACTGCCGCTCGCGCATGAACATCCCCTTCTTCCTTCGTGACGAAAGCCGCAACGAGGCCTTCCTGACCGGCGCCCGTGAGCGCGGTCTGCTGCAACTCAAGGGCCACAAGTCCGTGGGCGGCATGCGTGCCAGCATCTACAACGCCATGCCCATCGAGGGCGTACAGGCGCTGGTGACCTACCTGCGAGAATTTGAACAAAAGCACGCCTGA
- a CDS encoding helix-hairpin-helix domain-containing protein: MLKKLLISIALLFASAAFAAVDVNQASEAELNGIYGIGPGLSERILAERDKGEFKDWADLIERVKGIGEKTATKFSSGGMTVQGKRFNATAWARAQEKAKAKADGSSHGATRTKQAGGTPPSQPPSPSAPPKP, encoded by the coding sequence ATGCTGAAGAAATTGCTGATCTCCATCGCCCTGCTTTTTGCATCGGCAGCGTTTGCGGCGGTCGATGTGAACCAGGCCTCCGAGGCCGAGCTCAACGGCATCTACGGCATTGGCCCCGGGTTGTCAGAGCGCATCCTGGCAGAGCGCGACAAGGGCGAGTTCAAAGACTGGGCCGACCTGATTGAGCGTGTCAAAGGCATTGGCGAGAAAACCGCCACCAAGTTCTCCTCGGGCGGTATGACGGTGCAGGGCAAGCGATTCAATGCCACAGCCTGGGCCAGAGCGCAGGAAAAGGCAAAAGCCAAAGCAGACGGCAGCAGCCATGGTGCAACCCGCACCAAACAAGCAGGAGGCACCCCTCCAAGCCAGCCACCAAGCCCCAGCGCGCCGCCCAAGCCCTGA